From the genome of Pseudomonadota bacterium:
ACCCGGCGGCGTTCCTGCTCCTGTTCGCGGCGCTGCTCGGCGAGTGGCTGCTGCGGCGGCGGATCGGCTTGAACTGAGGCCCGCGGATCACTCGCCGCAGTACATCCGCGAGTAGTGGATGTCCATGTCCTCGAGCTTCTCGGACAGGCGACGCCAGACCGGCTCGCGATCGTTCGACATGATGATCACGTCGTGGTACGCGCCCTTCTGGTCCTTCGCGTAGTGCTTGCGGACGATCTCGCGCGCGAACCCGAGGGCCTCGAGGCTCGACGTCAGCCCGGGCTGCGAGTCGAGCACCTCGGAGCACAGCCGTTCGATCCCGGCCTCCGCGCTGAGCTCCACGAGCGCCTTGAGCAGGATGGCGCGCACGCCGAGCTTCTCGAACTCGGAGGAGACGGCGCACCGCAGATCCGCGACGTGCCGCGTCCACTGGTACAAGGAGCGGTCCATCGTCGCGTCGCCGACGACGGTGCCGTCCACCTCGGCGAACAACCGCCAGTGGTCCACGCCGTCGATCATCTTCAGGCGCTGCGCGCCGAACGTCCTGTCGGCCACGTTGTAGCGCATGTTGTTGCGCTCGCCCGGCGGGAGGTTGGAGAGGAACGCCACGAGGCGATCAACGTCCTTGTTGGGATCGGGCGTGAAGATGTTCAGCGTTCGACCATCGGTCAACGTCACTTCCGTCGTGTGATTGCTCATCTTGCCTCCCCTTCGTCCGTTGCCGCCGTAACAAATTCTTTAACCTCTCTGATCCGGTTCGTCCAGTAGTGTCAAAGCGCGTCATGAACGAAAAACGCCCATCCCTTTCATCTGTTATCGAACAATAATCCGGCAGCACGGAAATCCCACGGATTTTCGCGAATTCCAGAAAAATTAGCAGTCAATGCAAAATCTTCTTGAGTTCGAAAATAAACTCTGTTAATCGGTGATTAAATGTTCAGCAAAGAGAGGATGATAGGCTATAGAACATGGGTACCGTGAGAGTCGACACCGTTACGGTCAAGAAAGTTGAAACCGAGGCAGAATCCGAACCTCCGCCGTACGGCGGGCGTTCGGCCACAGTCACCGCCCCTCTTTATGCCGTAGAGACCGAAAATTCAACACCACTCGTTTCCGCTCAGCCGCAAATCGTTCGGCACCAGTCGTTTTCTCCGGAGGCGCAGGTCGAGTTCCGCCGTCGGTTCTTCCCCAAGGCCAAGCAGTCCGACTGGAACAACTGGCACTGGCAGATGCGCAACCGGATCCACTCGTTCGAGTCGCTCGAGCGCTTCATCACGCTGACCGAGGACGAGCGCGCGGCGTTCGAGGGGCGCGCGAGCACGCTGCCTTTGTCGATGACGCCCTACTACCTGAGCCTCCTCTCGCCCGAGGCCGAGAACGATCCGATCCGCCGCTGCATCGTGCCGCGCGCCGACGAGTGGAACCGCTCCGAAGACGAGGATCACGATCCGCTCGGCGAGGAGTCGGACAGCCCGATGCCCGGGCTCGTCCACAGGTACCCGGATCGCGTGCTTTTCCTCGCGACGAACCTCTGCTCGACCTACTGCCGCTACTGCACGCGGTCGCGCATCGTCGGCCTCGCGACGCCCGGGAGCGCGCGCAAGTCGCGCTGGGCGCGCTGCATCAACTACATCCGGCAGCACACCGAGGTCCGCGACGTCCTGATCTCCGGCGGCGATCCGTTGACCCTGTCCGACGACGAGATCGACTGGCTGCTCAACGAGCTGCGCGCCATCGAGCACGTCGAGATCCTGCGCATCGGGACGAAGGTGCCCGCGGTGATGCCGCAGCGCGTCACCGACCGGCTCATCTCGGTGCTGCGGAGGTACCACCCGCTGTTCCTGAGCCTGCACTTCACGCACCCGGCCGAGCTGACGCCCGACTCGAGGCGCGCGTGCGAGAAGCTCGCGGACGCCGGCATCCCGCTCGGCAGCCAGACAGTGCTGCTGAAGGGGATCAACGACGACATCGACGTCATGAAGCCGCTGTTCCACGGCCTCCTGAAGATGCGCGTCAGGCCGTACTACCTCTACCAGTGCGATCGCATCCCGGGCTCGGCGCACTTCAAGACGCCGGTGTCGGCCGGCCTCGAGATCATCCGCGGCCTGCGCGGGCACACGACCGGCTACGCGATCCCGCAGTACGTCATCGACGCGCCGAACGGCGGCGGCA
Proteins encoded in this window:
- a CDS encoding KamA family radical SAM protein, producing MGTVRVDTVTVKKVETEAESEPPPYGGRSATVTAPLYAVETENSTPLVSAQPQIVRHQSFSPEAQVEFRRRFFPKAKQSDWNNWHWQMRNRIHSFESLERFITLTEDERAAFEGRASTLPLSMTPYYLSLLSPEAENDPIRRCIVPRADEWNRSEDEDHDPLGEESDSPMPGLVHRYPDRVLFLATNLCSTYCRYCTRSRIVGLATPGSARKSRWARCINYIRQHTEVRDVLISGGDPLTLSDDEIDWLLNELRAIEHVEILRIGTKVPAVMPQRVTDRLISVLRRYHPLFLSLHFTHPAELTPDSRRACEKLADAGIPLGSQTVLLKGINDDIDVMKPLFHGLLKMRVRPYYLYQCDRIPGSAHFKTPVSAGLEIIRGLRGHTTGYAIPQYVIDAPNGGGKIPLLPHDCLGRENGSILLRNYTDRVFKYPDSASDACDADHTALRA